A genomic region of Eubacterium sp. 1001713B170207_170306_E7 contains the following coding sequences:
- a CDS encoding FIVAR domain-containing protein, translating into MEKKATRIGLNLLALLLVFCMGFGFLSASTVKAEGLKDTSEIQNTFNKEDEQIKISTPEDLKALREYVKSGKVKPGQSVLLMKDIDLNGFDLGEYSSGTAWTLSFDGQGHTITGFSETEYGLFGSHFSAGKDKSGSLVDTVIKNLHLNINVDIPNAAYMDGRNNFFYGAFANNTNSNGGYSIENCVVSGSIDLKVPQDEEPYFYCGTFLGDLGSGVKKPVMKNCMSMVEMTIDNKGSYEEWEEAPELAGLAIDRSGRAYAVNCLSLSKITVTEGSDRCHVYGTSSNAQESYYNSDLVKATEDIAGANTGAKTTAELKTAETYTGWDTSVWTVKEGQYPALVQFAGTSQDFTALKALIAKAKEIKNDDSKYTPASFQTLQDAIANAEKALTAEPVLKDTEYIQTAALQSAMDSLVPQGEWKTAVEALEQALKNAETVSDTIVYTSSSQKAFDQALESAQKMSADKSKASAKEISDAAGLLSEAQKNLTENADTTKYYSVKDKALSITNRDYIYTSDSWEKYEPVFKVYNLLKPKDTPKSDQAKLDDAADDLAEAYTWLVKNADFTAMRAAIVDAGMQDEEDYTAATWEAQKKALDAANQFDQTNTPVDDQEKVDGATKALEAATAKLVLKTDWEALQAALKNAADLEAQKEAYTTNSWTAFKTALDTAKGIEETNTTTQAVAGAAKALTDAQAALVKKADSTALNSAIAEADKLKEADYTSASWSAFAEALANARAVDQNNATQTAVDAAREGLELAQSRLIEKTSFAGLNEAIQAAEALKETDYTKDSWEAADVAAALAEAKAIEQDPENTPQADVNAAVQKLADAMEQLVKKGDPKALDEAVKSAEALKAEDYTTSTWTALQAALAEAKALDRDNADQTAVNTQTEKLVAAMDALVKAADKAALTEACDTADAKDSGIYTQATYAPLQTALAEARTVLDNGDAAQQEVDKALEGLNKALAGLIKVEKAEAEGYQVTAEIPDNAELNITKQDEQKTEAAQKNIRKDYQDAELLALFDINLGDYQLGTGESVKITIALPEAAWGYDSYKVYHEKEDGSIEYFDAVYDAASHTLTFTAGSFSDFGVVGFKNASADNPNGNSGSNGNGTGGGSSQNGSGTAQGSGTGAGVSTGITADSLGAVPAAAALLAAAGLAVFLVYRRKTTK; encoded by the coding sequence ATGGAAAAAAAAGCAACAAGAATTGGATTGAATTTACTGGCTTTGCTGTTGGTGTTTTGCATGGGATTTGGTTTTCTTTCCGCCAGTACTGTTAAGGCAGAGGGTTTAAAGGATACCAGCGAAATCCAGAATACCTTCAACAAAGAAGATGAGCAGATTAAAATCAGCACACCCGAAGATTTAAAAGCCCTGCGTGAATACGTAAAGTCCGGCAAAGTAAAGCCGGGACAGAGTGTTTTGTTAATGAAGGACATCGATCTCAATGGGTTTGACCTTGGAGAATATAGCAGCGGTACAGCCTGGACGCTGAGTTTTGACGGCCAGGGACATACCATTACAGGTTTTAGTGAAACAGAGTACGGGCTTTTCGGAAGTCATTTTTCTGCTGGAAAAGATAAGAGTGGCAGTTTGGTAGATACAGTCATAAAGAATCTGCATTTAAACATTAATGTGGACATACCCAATGCCGCCTATATGGATGGAAGAAATAATTTTTTCTATGGCGCCTTTGCCAATAACACCAACTCGAACGGCGGCTATTCCATTGAAAACTGTGTGGTCTCTGGCTCCATTGATCTGAAGGTGCCCCAGGATGAGGAGCCTTACTTTTATTGTGGGACTTTTTTAGGGGACTTAGGCAGTGGCGTTAAGAAACCTGTTATGAAAAATTGTATGTCGATGGTAGAAATGACGATTGACAACAAGGGCTCTTATGAAGAGTGGGAGGAAGCGCCAGAGTTAGCAGGCTTAGCGATAGACCGCTCAGGCAGGGCTTACGCAGTGAACTGTCTGTCACTTTCAAAAATTACGGTTACCGAGGGGTCGGACCGCTGCCATGTTTATGGGACATCTTCGAACGCCCAGGAGAGCTACTATAACAGCGACCTTGTCAAGGCGACTGAGGATATTGCCGGTGCAAATACCGGGGCCAAGACAACAGCAGAGCTGAAAACAGCCGAAACCTATACCGGCTGGGATACCAGTGTATGGACTGTGAAAGAAGGCCAGTACCCGGCATTGGTACAGTTCGCGGGAACCTCTCAGGACTTTACGGCGCTCAAGGCGCTCATCGCGAAAGCGAAAGAAATTAAGAATGACGATAGTAAATATACGCCGGCAAGCTTCCAAACGCTTCAGGATGCCATTGCGAATGCGGAAAAGGCATTGACCGCAGAGCCGGTGCTAAAGGATACCGAGTATATTCAGACCGCAGCGCTGCAAAGCGCCATGGACAGCCTTGTGCCGCAGGGCGAGTGGAAAACAGCAGTAGAGGCATTGGAACAGGCGCTGAAGAATGCAGAGACAGTCTCCGACACCATTGTTTACACCTCCAGCAGCCAGAAAGCCTTTGACCAGGCCCTGGAATCCGCCCAGAAAATGAGCGCGGATAAAAGCAAGGCCAGCGCAAAAGAGATTAGCGATGCGGCAGGCCTTCTGTCTGAAGCGCAGAAAAACCTGACTGAGAACGCAGATACCACAAAATATTATTCGGTGAAGGATAAAGCGCTTAGTATAACAAACCGGGACTATATCTATACAAGCGACAGCTGGGAAAAATACGAGCCTGTTTTTAAGGTTTATAATTTATTAAAACCTAAAGACACGCCAAAGTCGGATCAGGCCAAGCTTGACGATGCGGCGGACGATCTGGCGGAGGCCTATACCTGGCTGGTCAAAAACGCGGATTTTACCGCCATGAGAGCAGCCATCGTAGACGCCGGAATGCAGGATGAAGAGGACTACACGGCCGCTACCTGGGAAGCCCAGAAAAAAGCGCTGGATGCAGCCAATCAGTTCGATCAGACAAATACACCGGTCGATGATCAGGAAAAGGTTGATGGGGCTACCAAAGCCCTTGAAGCGGCTACCGCCAAACTGGTGTTAAAGACAGACTGGGAAGCCCTGCAGGCCGCGTTAAAGAACGCCGCGGATCTAGAAGCGCAGAAGGAAGCCTACACCACCAATAGCTGGACGGCCTTTAAAACAGCTTTGGATACTGCAAAGGGCATTGAGGAAACCAATACGACCACCCAGGCAGTTGCCGGAGCGGCAAAAGCATTAACCGACGCCCAGGCAGCTCTGGTCAAAAAAGCCGACAGCACTGCGCTGAACAGCGCCATCGCCGAAGCGGATAAGCTAAAGGAAGCAGACTACACCAGCGCAAGCTGGTCGGCTTTTGCCGAAGCGCTGGCAAACGCCAGAGCAGTGGATCAGAACAACGCCACCCAGACAGCCGTGGACGCGGCCAGGGAAGGCTTAGAGCTGGCCCAGAGCAGGCTCATCGAAAAAACAAGCTTCGCAGGCCTGAATGAAGCCATCCAGGCAGCCGAAGCTTTAAAGGAAACAGATTATACGAAGGATTCCTGGGAAGCAGCCGATGTGGCAGCGGCTCTGGCAGAAGCCAAAGCCATCGAGCAGGATCCGGAAAACACCCCGCAGGCCGATGTGAACGCCGCCGTGCAGAAGCTGGCAGACGCCATGGAACAGCTGGTGAAAAAGGGTGATCCCAAAGCCCTGGACGAAGCCGTTAAATCGGCCGAAGCCCTGAAGGCCGAGGACTACACCACCAGCACCTGGACGGCCCTCCAGGCAGCCCTGGCCGAGGCCAAAGCCCTGGACCGCGATAACGCGGATCAGACAGCGGTCAACACCCAGACCGAAAAACTGGTGGCCGCTATGGACGCGCTGGTCAAGGCAGCCGACAAAGCAGCCCTAACCGAGGCCTGTGACACGGCAGATGCCAAGGACAGTGGGATTTATACCCAGGCCACTTACGCGCCGCTGCAGACAGCCCTGGCAGAAGCCAGGACAGTTCTGGATAACGGCGACGCGGCCCAGCAGGAAGTGGATAAGGCTCTGGAAGGCTTGAACAAAGCCCTGGCGGGCCTGATCAAAGTTGAAAAGGCTGAAGCGGAGGGCTATCAGGTCACCGCTGAAATTCCAGACAACGCAGAGCTGAACATCACAAAACAGGATGAACAGAAAACCGAAGCAGCGCAGAAAAACATCCGTAAAGATTACCAGGATGCTGAGCTGCTGGCGCTTTTCGACATCAACCTGGGAGATTACCAGCTGGGTACGGGCGAAAGCGTGAAAATCACCATCGCATTGCCGGAAGCCGCCTGGGGCTATGACAGCTACAAGGTTTACCATGAAAAGGAAGACGGCAGCATCGAGTATTTCGACGCAGTTTATGATGCAGCAAGCCATACCCTTACCTTTACAGCGGGCAGCTTTTCCGATTTTGGCGTCGTTGGCTTTAAGAACGCCAGCGCCGACAACCCGAATGGAAACAGCGGCTCAAACGGTAACGGCACCGGCGGAGGCAGCAGCCAGAATGGCAGCGGCACAGCCCAGGGCAGCGGTACAGGCGCAGGCGTCAGCACAGGCATCACAGCCGACAGCTTGGGCGCTGTTCCCGCAGCGGCCGCGCTGCTGGCAGCAGCCGGGCTGGCAGTCTTCCTGGTTTACCGCAGAAAAACAACTAAATAA
- a CDS encoding dockerin type I repeat-containing protein: MKLKKWKRVLGLFLVLLLLAGSLPLSALAEEMPEGLHQLDKVGDTYAASSRQTEATENAGTTEERPDGPYDPEVIDVIYRGGEPSLTQDEAGNYLVGNVNDLNTLRMDLAKHVDYSNTTVIMTNDIDAGGLTPYPVHRLYSDGSTSTMDTTEYVYVFDGTFNGMGHTIKNYTDSTSGLFDVLGPNAQIGNLHMVVDQRISEAAGSLNIVRPPDNKMSRSIGILANGTLGAYVTRCSAEGEVSLSMDKTTEWTSVGMVAAASGGGYLSSVWKAEEALSEDCWSRVNYKNLNSYDAFSFSLLSPSKNKNCYYAGALSGIGSDSSQTTPFNPYRENTDCYYDSSILGLDKISSAGTGERTAAMKKKGTFKNWDFDKVWTIEEGKSYPTLNRENTKLKNRVVLELEVQLEPVVLNYDKLDLSGGKMPVIRTNVSGIAIKNVEGAPYNLKVEYEDAVKNGAEYVGVLGDHAEGIARFKNADAIRISYDNNEEVDYLLPTNLYNRTGYLSNQDKKNGYKALKAWGSLSIKTDPAVLTEERKAELSQKVTEACDILLLDEKFFGSEGPSAEKSYDPYMVFDLIRSGSSIVDESFYDEYYKNIILKKYEGYRDTGVTSGFITTDTSKDVMLITAMGYDPRNVAGYDLIDIITDENLYDDNKAYMATPTRALAYGCYDFSNDNGYELSKVIHAMAEQKTDATGVIQASDANDVNDMWSMSIQPMFQYYDPNAQPGDEYYDVKVRVDNEILPRFQRSQTYLGSFWGSFLLQFTDPDYGHADLQNAWTNAQTNICLGMAGINAFDPRFVVGKVTVYDNIINRVDFENKVGDISLTSGIGPEQIIRGVTALKRAEEEKTGIYDCRDVKGTAYVKNLIDSMDTNDQEAVGAVWSAYQALSDGKKASMNQEDVKKLTNAVNGQGKALLQTQLEKANALKETGYTEETWKPFKEARDSASAVYTKPDATDAECLTAYASLKNTMDALEMSFILGDANGDGEVTARDALMVMRAVNGKVNLTETQKKAADVVADGEITARDALMIQKVVNGKASFK; encoded by the coding sequence ATGAAACTAAAAAAATGGAAGCGTGTGCTGGGGCTTTTTCTGGTGCTTCTGCTGCTGGCGGGAAGCCTGCCGCTGTCTGCTTTGGCAGAGGAAATGCCCGAAGGACTTCACCAGCTGGATAAAGTCGGAGATACTTACGCAGCAAGCAGCAGACAGACCGAGGCGACAGAGAATGCCGGAACAACAGAGGAAAGGCCCGATGGACCTTACGACCCTGAGGTCATTGATGTAATCTACCGAGGAGGAGAGCCCTCGCTGACCCAGGATGAAGCAGGCAATTATCTGGTAGGCAATGTCAATGACCTTAATACCCTGAGGATGGATCTGGCAAAGCATGTGGATTACAGCAATACTACGGTTATTATGACCAATGATATTGACGCTGGAGGTTTAACGCCCTATCCGGTCCACCGCCTGTACAGCGATGGCAGCACCAGCACAATGGATACGACAGAGTATGTCTATGTATTTGACGGAACCTTTAATGGTATGGGCCATACCATTAAAAACTACACAGACAGCACATCGGGTTTGTTTGACGTCCTAGGGCCGAATGCGCAGATCGGAAATCTGCACATGGTGGTTGATCAAAGAATCAGCGAGGCAGCCGGCTCATTGAACATCGTTCGACCTCCGGATAACAAAATGAGCAGATCCATCGGCATCCTGGCCAATGGAACCCTTGGCGCTTATGTTACGCGCTGCAGCGCCGAGGGTGAGGTTTCACTCAGTATGGATAAAACCACAGAGTGGACATCCGTAGGAATGGTTGCGGCTGCCAGTGGCGGCGGTTACCTCAGCAGCGTCTGGAAGGCGGAAGAAGCGCTGTCGGAGGACTGCTGGTCCAGGGTGAACTATAAAAACCTCAATAGCTATGACGCATTCAGTTTTAGCCTTCTATCCCCTTCCAAAAATAAAAACTGTTATTACGCCGGTGCTTTATCGGGAATAGGGAGTGATAGTTCACAAACAACACCCTTTAACCCCTATCGTGAAAATACTGACTGCTACTATGACAGCAGCATTCTGGGGCTTGATAAAATAAGTTCTGCGGGAACCGGTGAGCGGACGGCCGCGATGAAAAAGAAAGGGACCTTTAAAAACTGGGATTTTGATAAGGTATGGACAATCGAAGAGGGAAAAAGCTACCCCACCCTCAACCGGGAAAATACAAAGCTGAAAAACCGCGTTGTGCTTGAACTGGAGGTTCAGCTGGAGCCAGTTGTGCTGAATTACGATAAGCTTGACCTGTCCGGCGGAAAGATGCCCGTTATCCGCACCAATGTCAGCGGTATTGCCATAAAGAACGTGGAGGGCGCCCCCTACAATCTTAAGGTCGAGTATGAGGATGCTGTAAAAAATGGAGCGGAATATGTCGGCGTTTTAGGAGACCACGCAGAGGGAATCGCCCGTTTTAAAAATGCCGACGCCATCCGGATAAGCTATGATAATAATGAGGAAGTAGACTATCTTTTGCCGACAAACCTCTACAACAGAACCGGTTATCTCTCGAACCAGGATAAAAAGAATGGTTATAAGGCGCTCAAGGCCTGGGGATCCTTAAGCATCAAAACCGATCCGGCAGTTTTGACAGAGGAGCGCAAGGCAGAGCTGAGCCAGAAGGTAACTGAGGCCTGCGACATTCTTCTTCTGGATGAGAAATTTTTTGGGTCAGAGGGCCCAAGTGCCGAAAAGAGCTATGACCCTTATATGGTGTTTGACCTGATCCGGTCAGGATCTTCGATTGTGGACGAAAGTTTTTATGATGAATACTATAAAAATATTATTCTGAAAAAATATGAAGGCTACCGTGATACTGGAGTTACCAGTGGATTCATCACAACCGATACCTCCAAGGATGTGATGCTGATTACAGCGATGGGGTATGATCCGCGTAATGTCGCGGGGTATGATTTGATCGATATTATTACCGATGAAAATTTATATGATGACAATAAGGCTTATATGGCAACGCCAACCCGTGCTCTGGCCTATGGGTGCTATGATTTTTCAAATGATAACGGTTATGAACTCTCAAAGGTAATCCACGCCATGGCGGAACAAAAAACAGACGCGACCGGTGTTATACAAGCCTCGGATGCCAATGACGTGAACGATATGTGGTCGATGAGCATTCAGCCGATGTTCCAGTATTATGATCCAAATGCACAGCCGGGTGACGAATATTATGATGTGAAAGTACGGGTAGACAATGAGATTCTACCGCGTTTTCAGAGAAGCCAGACTTATCTCGGCAGTTTCTGGGGTAGCTTTTTACTGCAATTCACGGATCCGGATTACGGCCATGCAGATCTCCAGAATGCCTGGACGAACGCCCAGACAAATATTTGCCTGGGGATGGCAGGGATCAATGCTTTTGATCCGAGATTTGTGGTGGGTAAGGTTACCGTTTACGACAACATTATCAATCGGGTTGATTTTGAAAATAAGGTAGGAGACATATCGCTGACATCCGGCATTGGCCCGGAACAGATCATCCGCGGCGTCACTGCCTTAAAACGCGCCGAAGAAGAAAAAACCGGTATCTACGACTGCCGTGACGTTAAGGGAACCGCTTATGTCAAAAACCTTATTGACAGCATGGACACCAATGATCAAGAAGCCGTGGGCGCTGTGTGGAGCGCTTACCAGGCACTGAGCGACGGCAAGAAGGCCAGCATGAACCAGGAGGATGTCAAGAAATTGACGAACGCTGTCAACGGCCAGGGGAAAGCCCTGCTCCAGACGCAGCTGGAAAAAGCCAACGCGCTAAAGGAAACCGGCTATACCGAAGAAACCTGGAAGCCCTTTAAGGAGGCCCGGGACAGCGCCAGCGCTGTATATACCAAGCCAGACGCCACCGACGCGGAATGCCTGACTGCTTACGCCAGCCTGAAGAATACCATGGACGCGCTGGAAATGAGCTTTATTCTTGGTGACGCCAATGGTGACGGCGAGGTAACAGCCCGTGATGCTCTAATGGTAATGCGCGCCGTTAATGGAAAAGTAAACTTGACAGAAACGCAGAAAAAAGCAGCGGATGTCGTTGCTGATGGTGAGATTACAGCCCGTGACGCTTTGATGATTCAAAAAGTTGTCAATGGAAAAGCATCGTTTAAATAA
- a CDS encoding FIVAR domain-containing protein: protein MRKMIQKLTTAIVTLALAFGSVVPSVAMAAGTTETEILTLQADKTQVAPGETVTLSLQLSENSDFVAGTFGISYDSSKVTYVAGSAKCGFTTGSSDVADTQFPGKIQLTYFIDGKVAGNPALTASFTVNDGVTGALDFAVYNKEFAVDDVNDPSGKVITPTIINDTTGLVSKLPPTDITELTNKIAEAEAVDSSLYTAASYQNLEAAIAAAKEITTENTKDEVAAQVNALDDAIKQLVKAVDKTDLKGVVAEAKTYDKALYTPDSYAALTKAVADAQSVLDADLADNAENQKTVADAAQAVKTAIAALSAKGDQAALAASIQAAEAALAREDVTYMDETKANVQTALNAAKALVGQENATDAEVSAAVKNLNDAVAKLVIAADENAFNAAVAQVREAFKEEAYTTSSWKAVAEALKNADAMAGRLAEGQVPAAEADKVLTDLQNATKGLMEKATKTEDLTKAVETAKKLDESHYTADSFAVVKEALAAAEKVAGNLNDSTQQQVDTVVTNLNAAVSKLVTVTTDEKTGVVVNGLQPGEGIRVDDKSKDKDTVAGVDEAIKNAGEFANAKETKILFLADITPEVTENADGSFTVTIPLKADQLKYDAYFVSHKGADGSFTWQAVTPDADGKVTFTTKSFSEFTVVGMNRQEESPNTDNNQTSNSGNTGSDNNTKNASGGTINPVTGVPYTEEEIGNGALQAAGMLALMGLCGIAFYRRQRKAEH, encoded by the coding sequence ATGAGAAAAATGATTCAAAAGCTAACCACGGCTATCGTTACCCTCGCATTAGCCTTTGGTAGTGTGGTACCGTCGGTGGCAATGGCGGCAGGTACAACAGAAACAGAAATATTAACATTGCAGGCAGATAAAACACAAGTCGCTCCCGGAGAAACGGTAACCCTTTCTTTGCAGCTTTCTGAAAATTCTGATTTTGTTGCAGGAACATTTGGAATAAGCTATGACAGCAGTAAGGTAACCTATGTTGCAGGAAGCGCAAAATGTGGCTTTACAACAGGCAGTTCAGACGTTGCAGATACGCAGTTTCCAGGGAAAATACAGCTGACCTATTTTATTGATGGAAAGGTAGCGGGAAACCCGGCGCTTACGGCGTCTTTTACCGTAAATGACGGCGTGACAGGAGCACTGGATTTTGCTGTTTATAACAAGGAATTTGCTGTGGATGACGTGAATGATCCTTCTGGAAAGGTTATAACGCCCACCATTATTAATGATACAACCGGGCTCGTTTCTAAGCTCCCGCCAACAGACATCACCGAGCTTACCAACAAAATCGCCGAAGCGGAAGCCGTTGACAGCAGCCTGTACACCGCGGCAAGCTATCAAAACCTGGAAGCAGCCATTGCGGCGGCAAAGGAAATAACCACTGAAAATACAAAAGACGAAGTTGCAGCGCAGGTCAACGCGCTGGATGACGCCATAAAGCAGCTGGTTAAAGCGGTTGACAAAACGGATTTAAAAGGAGTCGTCGCTGAAGCCAAAACCTATGATAAAGCCCTGTACACGCCGGACAGCTACGCGGCCCTGACTAAAGCGGTCGCCGACGCCCAGAGCGTGTTGGACGCGGATCTCGCGGATAATGCGGAAAACCAGAAAACCGTGGCGGACGCGGCTCAGGCGGTTAAGACCGCCATTGCGGCCCTGAGCGCCAAGGGTGACCAGGCGGCGCTGGCGGCCAGCATCCAGGCGGCAGAAGCAGCGCTTGCGCGCGAAGATGTCACCTATATGGATGAAACCAAGGCAAATGTGCAGACAGCCCTGAACGCGGCAAAAGCACTGGTCGGCCAGGAAAACGCCACAGATGCTGAGGTTTCCGCAGCGGTTAAAAACCTGAATGACGCGGTCGCCAAGCTGGTGATTGCAGCAGACGAAAACGCCTTTAACGCAGCGGTTGCGCAGGTGCGCGAAGCCTTCAAGGAAGAAGCTTACACCACCAGCAGCTGGAAAGCGGTAGCGGAAGCCCTCAAAAATGCGGATGCCATGGCAGGTCGGCTGGCAGAAGGCCAGGTGCCGGCAGCAGAAGCGGACAAGGTATTGACCGACTTGCAGAATGCGACAAAGGGTTTAATGGAAAAGGCAACAAAAACCGAAGACCTGACCAAAGCGGTTGAAACAGCTAAAAAATTAGATGAAAGTCATTACACAGCGGACAGCTTTGCCGTTGTAAAGGAAGCCTTAGCCGCAGCCGAAAAGGTTGCCGGAAACCTGAACGACAGCACACAGCAGCAGGTAGATACTGTGGTCACGAATTTGAATGCCGCCGTCTCTAAGCTGGTGACCGTCACAACGGATGAAAAGACCGGTGTTGTGGTCAATGGGCTTCAGCCTGGCGAAGGCATCAGGGTTGACGATAAGTCAAAGGATAAGGACACCGTTGCGGGTGTTGATGAAGCCATCAAGAATGCCGGCGAATTTGCAAACGCGAAGGAAACAAAAATTCTTTTCCTGGCAGATATTACGCCGGAAGTAACAGAAAATGCGGACGGCAGCTTCACGGTTACGATTCCGTTAAAAGCGGATCAGCTTAAATATGACGCCTACTTTGTAAGCCATAAAGGAGCCGACGGAAGCTTTACCTGGCAGGCGGTAACCCCAGACGCTGATGGAAAGGTTACTTTTACCACCAAGAGCTTCTCCGAGTTCACCGTTGTGGGAATGAACAGGCAGGAGGAAAGCCCGAATACGGACAATAATCAAACATCAAACAGCGGAAATACGGGCAGTGATAACAATACCAAAAACGCATCCGGCGGCACCATCAATCCGGTGACTGGGGTGCCCTATACCGAGGAAGAAATTGGCAATGGCGCCTTGCAGGCAGCAGGAATGCTGGCACTTATGGGACTCTGTGGAATAGCTTTCTACCGCAGACAGCGAAAAGCAGAACATTAA